Proteins from one Bacteroides zhangwenhongii genomic window:
- a CDS encoding glycoside hydrolase family 65 protein, translating to MRKRNFLILLLLSGLCPFIGMSAQDVWKITAEQIDPQSYYGITVANGMLGLVSSPEPLKISRVVLGGVYDIYGKGRVNNFLHGINMLDTELQINGSTVRASQISGYKQTLDMRRGVFCGEFDYKSLARVEYQYTSLRHLPYSCLLRVQIIPKENIEVSVANIMMVHESLRNPQEYYNRIFNGKTAIDLCTSVAKSPVREFEIGACSSFVFDDSFPRPEVCHRSARGVGVHTQEFTVRLQAGQPYTFSIIGTTLSSVTHADVRNEVERLTAFAAIEGVERLWSKHEAAWGKLWESDIVIEGDLQSQQDIHSMLYHTYAFVREGSGLSCSPMGLSGFGYNGHVFWDADTWIFPALLLLHPELAESMIEYRYQRLDAAKHNAFMHGYKGAMYPWESSDKGNEDNTVTNIYGPFENHITGDVAMATWQYYSVVQDLEWLRQKGFPIISAAADYWVSRSEPNEAGEYEIRNVIGADEWNQNPQGGKNVNNNAYTNGVAKSTLEAACKAAKLLNMKSDPMWATVAGKLRFRQLANGVTAEHDTYDGAITKQADVCLLAFPLKLVTDKEQIRKDLEYYLQTVPRKKTPAMSKSIYSILFTRLGDRERAWHYFRDSYCPNLNPPFRVIAEFDGGTNPYFLTGAGGVLQSVLMGFGGLDITDKGIVAGKGTLPDAWKSITLKGIGKEKKNYTIK from the coding sequence ATGAGAAAAAGAAACTTTTTAATATTACTGCTGTTGAGCGGGTTGTGCCCATTTATCGGTATGTCCGCACAAGATGTCTGGAAAATTACTGCAGAACAAATTGACCCCCAATCTTATTATGGAATAACTGTAGCTAATGGAATGTTGGGGTTAGTCTCTTCTCCCGAACCTTTGAAGATTTCCCGCGTCGTGTTGGGAGGAGTTTATGATATCTATGGTAAAGGGAGAGTCAACAATTTCCTGCATGGCATCAATATGCTTGATACGGAATTGCAGATAAACGGCTCTACGGTGAGGGCTTCCCAGATATCCGGTTACAAACAGACTTTGGATATGCGTCGGGGAGTGTTTTGTGGAGAATTTGATTATAAATCACTGGCCCGTGTTGAATATCAATATACATCATTGCGTCATTTGCCTTATTCATGTTTGTTGCGTGTGCAGATCATTCCGAAAGAAAACATAGAAGTATCCGTAGCGAATATAATGATGGTACATGAGTCACTGCGTAATCCGCAGGAATATTACAACCGGATTTTCAATGGAAAGACAGCGATTGACCTCTGCACGTCGGTAGCAAAATCTCCGGTCCGGGAATTTGAAATCGGGGCTTGTTCGTCGTTTGTCTTCGATGACTCCTTTCCTCGTCCGGAAGTCTGTCATCGAAGTGCACGGGGAGTCGGGGTACATACGCAAGAGTTTACGGTCCGTTTACAGGCAGGTCAACCCTACACTTTTTCGATTATAGGGACGACGCTTTCCTCTGTCACTCATGCCGATGTCAGGAATGAGGTGGAACGGCTGACGGCATTTGCTGCGATAGAAGGTGTCGAACGATTGTGGAGTAAGCACGAGGCTGCATGGGGTAAACTTTGGGAAAGTGATATAGTGATTGAGGGCGATCTTCAGTCGCAACAGGATATTCACAGTATGCTTTATCATACGTATGCTTTTGTGCGTGAAGGCTCGGGATTGTCCTGTTCTCCGATGGGACTTTCGGGCTTCGGCTATAACGGACACGTGTTTTGGGATGCTGATACGTGGATTTTTCCGGCTTTGTTACTACTTCATCCCGAATTGGCGGAATCAATGATAGAGTATCGTTATCAACGTCTGGACGCAGCCAAGCATAATGCTTTTATGCACGGTTACAAAGGAGCAATGTATCCATGGGAAAGTAGTGATAAGGGAAACGAGGATAATACGGTAACCAACATCTATGGTCCTTTCGAAAATCATATTACAGGGGATGTGGCTATGGCAACCTGGCAATATTATTCAGTGGTGCAGGATTTGGAATGGCTTCGCCAAAAGGGATTTCCCATCATTAGTGCCGCTGCCGATTATTGGGTGAGCCGTTCGGAACCGAATGAAGCAGGAGAGTATGAAATCAGGAATGTGATTGGAGCGGATGAATGGAATCAGAATCCTCAAGGGGGAAAGAACGTGAATAATAATGCTTATACAAACGGTGTCGCAAAATCTACTTTGGAAGCTGCCTGCAAAGCTGCCAAACTGCTGAATATGAAATCTGACCCGATGTGGGCGACTGTTGCGGGAAAACTCCGTTTCCGGCAACTGGCCAATGGAGTAACGGCAGAACATGATACGTATGACGGAGCTATAACGAAGCAGGCCGATGTTTGCCTGTTGGCTTTCCCTTTAAAGCTTGTTACGGATAAAGAGCAAATTCGAAAAGATCTCGAATACTATCTTCAGACTGTTCCGAGAAAGAAAACACCTGCCATGTCGAAGTCCATTTACTCCATTTTGTTTACTCGATTGGGAGATCGTGAACGTGCATGGCATTATTTTAGGGATTCCTATTGTCCCAATCTGAATCCGCCATTCCGGGTGATAGCTGAATTTGACGGTGGTACGAATCCCTATTTCCTGACAGGGGCTGGCGGTGTGTTGCAGTCGGTATTGATGGGATTTGGCGGACTGGATATTACGGATAAAGGGATTGTTGCCGGAAAAGGAACGCTTCCTGACGCTTGGAAATCAATTACCTTGAAAGGCATAGGAAAGGAAAAGAAAAATTATACGATCAAATGA
- a CDS encoding DUF6371 domain-containing protein — translation MGNYSLQKYKGTATRHTCPKCGDRHSFVYYVDENNVPLHPSVGRCNHESGCGYHYTPKEYFQEHPEHRTTNDFSFDRQRAEQKKVKQQSKPTAIGYIPPHYVEKSQSERSNFFRFLFTLLTSYYGDKAKEVLKRLLEEYRLGATRDGSVIFWQIDRTGKVRTGKVMQYNPEDGHRIKGGQTSAVNWIHSILKKQRVLAEDWQLSQCLFGEHLLKTHPDKVVVLVESEKSAVIGSAIFPDYVWLATGGKSQMREEKLRVLSGRTVLLFPDADAYAEWKQRAESMYFCKVVVSDIIERNATPKQKEAHIDIADWIIFQIREGKVMSTANHLVEAERILQRMIEKNPVLQKLIDDLDLVLVGASPIGNDDEKPP, via the coding sequence ATGGGCAATTATTCATTACAGAAGTATAAAGGAACGGCAACACGGCATACCTGCCCCAAATGCGGAGACAGGCATTCTTTCGTCTATTACGTGGACGAAAATAATGTGCCGTTGCATCCATCGGTCGGCAGATGTAACCACGAAAGCGGTTGTGGGTATCACTACACTCCGAAAGAGTATTTTCAAGAGCATCCTGAACACAGAACTACCAATGATTTCTCTTTTGACAGGCAAAGAGCAGAGCAGAAGAAAGTGAAGCAGCAAAGTAAGCCGACAGCCATCGGCTATATTCCCCCTCACTATGTGGAGAAGTCGCAAAGCGAGCGTAGCAATTTCTTCCGTTTCCTCTTCACACTCCTTACTTCCTACTATGGCGACAAGGCGAAAGAGGTGTTGAAGCGGTTGTTGGAGGAATACCGTTTGGGGGCTACCCGTGACGGCTCTGTTATCTTTTGGCAGATAGACAGGACGGGCAAGGTACGCACGGGAAAGGTGATGCAGTACAATCCCGAAGACGGACACCGTATCAAGGGAGGACAGACATCGGCAGTGAACTGGATACACAGCATATTGAAAAAGCAGCGTGTGTTGGCAGAGGATTGGCAACTATCCCAATGCCTTTTCGGGGAACACTTGTTGAAAACGCATCCCGACAAGGTGGTGGTCTTGGTGGAATCCGAGAAGAGTGCCGTTATCGGTTCTGCTATCTTCCCCGATTATGTATGGCTGGCTACGGGTGGTAAGAGTCAGATGAGAGAAGAGAAACTCCGTGTACTGTCAGGGCGAACCGTGCTTCTCTTTCCCGATGCCGATGCTTATGCCGAGTGGAAACAGCGAGCCGAGAGCATGTACTTTTGTAAGGTGGTGGTTTCGGACATCATCGAAAGGAATGCCACCCCGAAACAAAAAGAAGCCCATATCGACATAGCCGATTGGATTATCTTTCAGATACGGGAGGGCAAGGTGATGAGTACAGCCAACCACTTGGTCGAGGCTGAGAGAATCCTCCAGCGGATGATAGAGAAGAATCCCGTCCTGCAAAAACTGATAGACGATTTAGACCTTGTGCTGGTCGGTGCATCTCCAATCGGCAACGATGATGAAAAACCTCCCTGA
- a CDS encoding sialate O-acetylesterase: MRRIFIFIGMILGVINVPAKVVLSSLFTDNMVLQQQTEVQIWGVASSGETVFICPSWDKKTYAARTDATGAWRVKLQTPVAGGPYSIRFSERETGLNEEETLTLHGILIGEVWFCAGQSNMEMPLKGKANQPIDEAVDMIVHARPSRPIRICTIGQEGARTPQKECQARWLKNTPEVVAETSATAYFFANYLQEVLDVPVGIIISSWGGTAIQAWMNRETLTSFDTFDLAFLDDTAFIEHPKYQPCMLYNAMIAPAERYTIKGFLWYQGESNRKNPGLYRKLHPAFAKMLREKWGQGELPFYYVQIAPFAYEGEELVGSALLREAQLQNLKEIPNCNMVVTMDIGDRDCIHPARKRRVGERLALLALSGSYGFGGFVPDTPVCQSMEVSEGKAYLTFDCGIEGLAPLGATFSGVQVAGDDRVFYPATAQIEKYTGRLEVSCDKVPFPVAVRYCFRNYEKGTLYSRYGIPVSSFRTDTWEIEE; encoded by the coding sequence ATGCGAAGGATATTTATTTTTATAGGAATGATATTGGGTGTGATAAACGTACCTGCTAAAGTCGTTTTATCTTCCCTCTTTACCGATAATATGGTTTTGCAACAGCAGACAGAGGTACAAATTTGGGGTGTGGCGTCATCTGGCGAAACGGTATTTATCTGTCCCTCTTGGGATAAGAAAACGTACGCAGCCCGTACCGATGCGACGGGTGCATGGCGTGTGAAGCTACAAACACCAGTAGCCGGTGGTCCTTATTCCATTCGTTTCAGCGAACGTGAAACGGGCTTGAATGAGGAAGAAACATTGACGCTTCATGGTATCCTTATTGGTGAAGTGTGGTTTTGTGCCGGTCAGTCAAATATGGAAATGCCGTTAAAAGGAAAAGCCAACCAACCTATTGATGAAGCGGTGGATATGATTGTTCATGCCCGTCCCTCACGGCCTATACGGATTTGTACTATTGGGCAGGAAGGGGCGCGGACGCCACAGAAAGAGTGTCAGGCACGTTGGTTGAAAAATACTCCGGAGGTAGTTGCGGAAACCAGCGCAACCGCTTATTTCTTTGCAAACTATCTTCAGGAAGTACTTGATGTGCCTGTCGGCATTATCATTTCCTCGTGGGGTGGAACGGCTATTCAAGCTTGGATGAACCGTGAGACGTTAACTTCTTTCGACACCTTCGATCTTGCTTTTCTTGACGATACAGCATTTATTGAACATCCGAAATATCAGCCTTGTATGCTTTACAATGCTATGATTGCTCCTGCCGAACGGTATACCATCAAAGGATTTCTGTGGTATCAGGGTGAATCCAACCGCAAAAATCCCGGTTTATATCGTAAGTTACATCCAGCCTTTGCCAAGATGTTGCGTGAGAAGTGGGGGCAAGGTGAGTTACCGTTTTATTATGTGCAGATTGCTCCTTTCGCATACGAAGGTGAAGAACTGGTCGGGAGTGCCTTGTTACGTGAGGCTCAGTTGCAAAACCTAAAAGAGATTCCGAACTGCAATATGGTGGTAACGATGGATATTGGAGATCGTGACTGTATTCATCCGGCTCGGAAACGTAGAGTGGGGGAGCGGTTGGCGTTGCTGGCTCTTTCCGGCAGTTACGGGTTCGGGGGATTTGTGCCGGACACGCCTGTTTGCCAATCAATGGAAGTGAGTGAAGGTAAAGCATACCTCACTTTTGATTGCGGTATCGAAGGACTTGCGCCGTTGGGGGCTACTTTCTCAGGTGTGCAAGTGGCTGGAGATGATCGTGTCTTTTATCCCGCTACTGCACAAATTGAAAAATACACAGGACGTCTGGAGGTGAGTTGTGACAAAGTTCCTTTTCCTGTGGCAGTCCGCTATTGTTTTCGAAATTATGAGAAAGGGACACTTTACAGTCGTTATGGCATACCTGTTTCCTCATTCAGGACTGATACTTGGGAGATAGAAGAATAG
- a CDS encoding extended-spectrum class A beta-lactamase CfxA3: MEKNRKKQIVVLSIALVCIFILVFSLFHKSATKDSANPPLTNVLTDSISQIVSACPGEIGVAVIVNNRDTVKVNNKSVYPMMSVFKVHQALALCNDFDNKGISLDTLVNINRDKLDPKTWSPMLKDYSGPVISLTVRDLLRYTLTQSDNNASNLMFKDMVNVAQTDSFIATLIPRSSFQIAYTEEEMSADHNKAYSNYTSPLGAAMLMNRLFTEGLIDDEKQSFIKNTLKECKTGVDRIAAPLLDKEGVVIAHKTGSGDVNENGVLAAHNDVAYICLPNNISYTLAVFVKDFKGNESQASQYVAHISAVVYSLLMQTSVKS, encoded by the coding sequence ATGGAAAAAAACAGAAAAAAACAAATCGTAGTTTTGAGTATAGCTTTAGTTTGCATTTTCATCTTGGTATTTTCATTGTTCCATAAATCAGCGACAAAAGATAGCGCAAATCCTCCTTTAACAAATGTTTTGACTGATAGCATTTCTCAAATTGTCTCAGCTTGTCCTGGCGAAATTGGTGTGGCGGTTATTGTTAATAACAGAGATACGGTTAAGGTCAATAATAAGAGTGTTTATCCTATGATGAGTGTGTTTAAGGTTCATCAGGCATTAGCTCTTTGTAATGACTTTGACAATAAAGGAATTTCACTTGATACCTTAGTAAATATAAATAGGGATAAACTTGACCCAAAGACTTGGAGTCCTATGCTGAAAGATTATTCAGGGCCAGTCATATCATTGACAGTGAGAGATTTGCTGCGTTATACTCTTACTCAGAGTGACAACAATGCAAGCAACCTTATGTTTAAGGATATGGTTAATGTCGCTCAAACAGATAGTTTTATAGCCACACTCATTCCTCGTTCAAGTTTTCAGATAGCTTATACGGAAGAGGAAATGTCGGCTGACCATAACAAGGCTTACTCTAACTATACATCTCCTCTTGGTGCTGCAATGTTGATGAATCGTTTGTTTACTGAAGGTCTTATCGATGATGAGAAACAAAGTTTCATTAAGAATACGTTAAAAGAATGCAAAACAGGTGTAGATAGGATAGCAGCTCCACTTCTTGATAAAGAAGGGGTTGTTATAGCGCATAAGACAGGTTCAGGTGATGTTAATGAAAATGGTGTTCTTGCAGCTCACAATGATGTTGCCTATATATGTCTGCCTAATAATATCAGTTATACCTTAGCGGTATTTGTTAAGGATTTCAAGGGAAATGAATCACAAGCGTCACAATATGTTGCGCATATATCAGCTGTAGTATATTCTTTATTAATGCAAACTTCAGTAAAATCTTAA
- a CDS encoding beta-N-acetylhexosaminidase, translating to MRIPYIFIFLLIANVFLFPIKAADNIRFIPQPAEILMQSGTFRLDGSATISFSKELNKEVSLLKNYLHELGLTAALSMDKSDAMIQLQLSETVLPAHKEGYILQISNRNIQIKSSSATGIFYGIQTLRQLVEKYPNRILPQLTITDYPAFSWRALMLDEARYFKGKEVVCRLLDQMAYLKMNTFHWHLTDDQGWRIEIKKFPKLTEIGSHRASSEINHFGSDVFDSKPHSGYYTQKEIKEIIEYAYERHINIIPEIEMPGHASAAIASYPWLGTKNTPISVPGKFGVHYNVYNIADPKVVNALKDILSEVIELFPSPVIHIGGDEVKYNHWKESSVIQAYMQKYALQTPAELQVHFTNGISNWLSSKGKRMMGWNEITGNKLHEYQSSTDTAVQNEKLAKNAIVHCWKGDYSLIKETIEKGYDIVNAYHEYTYLDYSYEKIPLKKAYQFNPIPEGLTSEQRNHVLGISCQMWGEFTPTVESMNRLLFPRIAAYAETGWCQEKNKNYQMFSKALENDKKLQIK from the coding sequence ATGAGAATACCATATATATTCATTTTCCTACTAATAGCAAATGTTTTTCTATTTCCTATTAAAGCGGCGGATAACATTCGTTTCATACCACAGCCTGCTGAGATTTTGATGCAATCCGGCACATTCAGACTGGATGGTTCAGCTACCATTTCGTTTTCGAAAGAATTAAACAAGGAAGTATCTTTACTAAAGAACTATTTACATGAATTAGGGTTGACTGCAGCACTATCTATGGATAAATCTGACGCAATGATTCAGCTACAGCTATCCGAAACTGTTCTTCCTGCACATAAAGAAGGATATATCCTGCAAATTTCAAATCGAAATATACAGATTAAATCGTCTTCGGCTACCGGCATATTTTATGGTATCCAAACACTAAGACAACTCGTTGAAAAATATCCGAACCGGATACTTCCCCAATTAACTATTACCGATTATCCAGCTTTCAGTTGGAGAGCTCTCATGTTGGATGAAGCACGCTATTTCAAAGGAAAAGAAGTGGTATGCCGCTTACTTGACCAAATGGCCTATCTGAAAATGAATACATTCCATTGGCACTTGACCGATGATCAAGGTTGGCGGATAGAGATAAAGAAATTTCCAAAACTTACCGAAATCGGTTCTCATCGTGCTTCCAGCGAAATAAATCATTTTGGAAGTGATGTATTTGATAGCAAACCACACAGCGGATATTATACTCAAAAAGAGATAAAGGAAATTATTGAATATGCCTATGAGCGACATATTAATATTATTCCGGAAATTGAGATGCCCGGACATGCTAGTGCTGCTATCGCTTCTTATCCATGGCTAGGAACAAAGAACACGCCTATTAGTGTACCGGGAAAATTCGGCGTTCATTATAATGTATACAATATAGCCGACCCTAAGGTAGTGAATGCACTAAAGGATATTCTAAGCGAAGTCATTGAACTGTTTCCTTCTCCGGTTATTCACATTGGAGGTGACGAGGTAAAATATAATCATTGGAAGGAATCTTCTGTAATACAAGCCTATATGCAAAAATATGCACTACAAACACCAGCTGAGTTACAGGTGCATTTCACTAATGGAATTTCAAACTGGTTGTCCTCCAAAGGAAAAAGAATGATGGGATGGAATGAAATCACTGGTAACAAACTTCACGAATACCAGTCTTCCACAGACACTGCCGTTCAAAATGAGAAATTAGCAAAGAATGCTATTGTACATTGTTGGAAAGGTGATTATTCTTTGATTAAAGAAACCATTGAAAAAGGATATGATATAGTAAATGCTTATCATGAATATACTTACCTCGATTATAGTTATGAAAAGATTCCATTAAAAAAAGCATATCAGTTTAATCCGATACCCGAGGGGTTGACATCTGAACAACGTAACCATGTGTTAGGTATCAGTTGCCAGATGTGGGGAGAATTTACTCCGACCGTAGAAAGTATGAATCGATTGCTCTTTCCTAGAATAGCAGCGTATGCAGAAACCGGATGGTGTCAGGAGAAGAATAAGAATTATCAAATGTTTTCAAAAGCATTAGAAAATGATAAGAAACTTCAGATAAAATAA
- a CDS encoding outer membrane protein assembly factor BamB family protein — MKRILYVVVAAICLLTGCAPDDESWVQAGFTTDKESYEIGDQITLTNTSTAGNAQIAVCKWEFMGKVMYDLASPAPFYVNEGGEYLFRLTVTSDRGAIKSVFEKTIKIIDDGIRPIADFSWSPEQIVAGEEITFTDQSKVVEGREIVAREWTFGAILSTEENPKITFGSHGKINVSLTVTDNKKRKDTKTVTVEVAKSAGSLGVLWSHPYDEQGTVIHTSPATSSDGQYVYVSSSNYNLVCFSKSGDQLWKFDCGQNNEPNRGSSYQHPTPSVDSDGTVYVAVGDNTSAADKNKSASLYAIAGGADGGVQKWFTPIGAKSSMRPFGAPVVTDRYVMILTNSAPSTDGKHFRIYDKTSGSLKYAEKTSSGTYGGCVGLKDGRILVNTGQSGGRSYGTHIFFPNGGSWNKSTNEQDYAPSDQPNGSQLAVGADGKVYVLCHNLGAKLSTTDTQALVYCYDTKKTIEGAVPTPEWYTAVKGSNKQTGYGLVVDAKGVVYVATDQYISAISSTGSILWETAVAGTAYGVPAIDNEGYIYYNDTDKGSLVKLEPSTGQAIASLQLGTELKSSPTISPDGVIYVTGMLDGKPTLFAVEGAATGYAANAWSQMGGNPGKSGYMY; from the coding sequence ATGAAAAGAATATTATATGTAGTAGTCGCTGCAATCTGTTTGTTGACAGGCTGTGCTCCTGATGATGAATCTTGGGTACAGGCCGGATTTACCACAGACAAGGAATCTTATGAGATTGGCGACCAGATAACTCTTACGAATACCTCGACAGCCGGAAACGCCCAGATTGCAGTCTGCAAATGGGAGTTTATGGGTAAGGTGATGTATGACCTGGCTTCTCCTGCGCCGTTTTATGTGAATGAAGGAGGGGAATACTTGTTTCGCTTGACTGTTACGTCAGATCGTGGAGCTATCAAGTCGGTTTTTGAAAAGACAATAAAGATAATAGATGACGGTATCCGTCCCATTGCCGATTTTAGCTGGTCGCCCGAACAGATTGTGGCAGGTGAGGAAATTACCTTTACCGACCAGTCGAAAGTAGTGGAAGGACGTGAGATTGTTGCGAGAGAGTGGACGTTCGGGGCTATTCTTTCAACGGAAGAAAACCCGAAAATAACTTTTGGCTCGCATGGGAAAATTAACGTTTCACTGACTGTAACGGATAATAAGAAACGGAAAGATACCAAAACGGTTACAGTAGAGGTAGCCAAGAGTGCCGGTAGTCTTGGTGTGTTGTGGTCACATCCGTATGATGAGCAGGGAACGGTTATACATACTTCGCCGGCAACAAGTTCGGATGGGCAGTATGTTTATGTTTCATCCAGCAATTACAATCTGGTTTGTTTCTCTAAGTCTGGTGACCAACTTTGGAAATTTGATTGCGGACAGAATAATGAACCTAATAGAGGTTCTTCCTATCAGCATCCGACTCCTTCTGTTGACTCTGATGGAACGGTTTATGTGGCTGTCGGGGATAACACTTCTGCTGCAGACAAAAATAAGTCAGCCAGTCTTTATGCTATTGCAGGTGGTGCGGATGGAGGTGTGCAGAAATGGTTTACTCCGATTGGGGCTAAGTCGAGTATGCGTCCATTCGGTGCTCCGGTGGTTACAGACCGATACGTGATGATTTTGACAAATTCAGCTCCAAGTACCGATGGTAAGCATTTTCGTATTTATGATAAGACATCCGGTAGTTTGAAGTATGCCGAAAAAACATCTTCCGGAACCTACGGTGGCTGTGTCGGATTGAAAGATGGCAGGATACTTGTCAATACTGGTCAGAGTGGAGGTCGTTCATACGGTACTCATATATTTTTCCCGAATGGTGGTAGTTGGAATAAATCGACCAATGAACAGGACTATGCTCCAAGCGATCAGCCTAATGGAAGTCAGTTAGCTGTTGGCGCAGATGGAAAAGTCTATGTCCTTTGTCACAATCTGGGAGCTAAATTATCGACAACTGATACGCAAGCGTTGGTTTATTGTTATGATACAAAGAAGACGATCGAAGGGGCGGTGCCTACGCCTGAGTGGTATACGGCTGTCAAAGGAAGTAACAAACAAACTGGTTATGGCTTGGTAGTCGATGCTAAGGGAGTGGTGTACGTTGCTACGGACCAATATATAAGTGCGATTTCTTCTACCGGCTCCATCCTTTGGGAAACGGCAGTAGCAGGTACTGCTTATGGTGTTCCGGCTATAGATAATGAAGGATACATTTATTATAATGATACGGATAAAGGCTCACTTGTGAAACTCGAACCAAGTACCGGACAGGCGATAGCTTCACTTCAATTGGGTACAGAATTGAAGTCTTCTCCGACCATCTCTCCAGATGGTGTTATCTATGTGACCGGTATGCTGGACGGAAAGCCGACCCTATTTGCTGTTGAAGGCGCAGCGACAGGTTATGCAGCCAATGCGTGGTCGCAGATGGGCGGTAATCCGGGTAAGAGCGGATATATGTATTAG
- a CDS encoding IS5-like element IS1169 family transposase: MNKLSRYRKLRYNQLFESENRELRLNEMGNPLEVLSQYVDFEIFRPTLESALFTGERKSNAGRPPIDCVLMFKVLFLQRYYGLSDHQIEYQIVDRTSFRKFLGIECVDDVPDEKTVWKYRELLTNTGVYDKLFSEFHSFMESKGLQFNEGRIIDASFVIAPRQRNTRDENEQIKQGAGDKLWNDNPHKKCHKDVDARWTKKRDETFYGYKQHTKVEKRNKIILSYDTTSAEVHDSKGFEGLLDEKDEGKDLYLDAGYVGQEEIVKQHKMNPIICEKGYRNRPLTKEQKSDNRKKSKTRCLVEHVFGFEEQTMRGLVVRTVGLIRAKANVAFTSLVYNISRYTQIIRLKPELLG, encoded by the coding sequence ATGAACAAGTTATCCCGATACCGTAAGCTTCGTTATAATCAACTATTTGAGTCAGAGAATCGTGAATTGCGTTTGAATGAAATGGGCAATCCTCTTGAAGTGTTGTCTCAGTATGTTGATTTTGAGATCTTTCGTCCTACTCTTGAATCAGCCCTTTTTACCGGAGAGCGCAAAAGTAATGCCGGTCGTCCGCCGATAGACTGTGTGCTGATGTTCAAGGTCTTGTTTCTTCAGCGTTATTATGGTTTGAGTGACCATCAGATAGAGTATCAGATAGTTGACCGTACGAGTTTCCGCAAGTTTCTTGGTATTGAATGTGTTGACGATGTTCCTGACGAGAAGACGGTGTGGAAGTATCGCGAACTCCTGACAAATACAGGCGTTTATGACAAGCTTTTTTCGGAATTTCATAGTTTCATGGAAAGTAAGGGTCTGCAATTCAATGAGGGTCGCATCATTGATGCCAGTTTTGTTATTGCCCCTCGCCAACGTAACACCCGTGATGAAAATGAGCAGATAAAACAGGGAGCGGGTGATAAGTTGTGGAATGACAATCCCCACAAGAAGTGCCACAAGGATGTAGATGCCCGCTGGACAAAGAAGCGTGATGAGACTTTTTACGGCTACAAGCAGCATACTAAAGTTGAGAAACGCAATAAGATCATACTTTCTTATGATACCACGTCGGCAGAAGTGCATGATTCCAAAGGCTTTGAAGGACTGCTGGATGAAAAAGACGAAGGCAAGGACTTGTATTTGGACGCCGGTTATGTCGGACAAGAGGAGATTGTAAAACAGCATAAGATGAATCCGATAATTTGCGAAAAGGGCTACCGTAACCGTCCGCTTACCAAGGAGCAGAAATCAGACAATAGGAAAAAATCCAAGACACGTTGCCTTGTCGAGCATGTATTCGGGTTTGAGGAACAAACCATGCGTGGACTTGTGGTGCGTACAGTAGGGCTTATTCGTGCTAAAGCCAATGTAGCATTCACCAGTCTTGTGTATAACATCAGTCGTTACACGCAAATAATCAGGCTGAAACCTGAGTTGTTGGGGTGA